The genomic interval GCAGGTAACTTCATTGTTTTTCATCAATTCCAAAATGGCGATAAATGTAACAACGATATGAGATCGCGATGGATACGCAAACAGTTGTTCAAACGCTATACCATTCCTGCTTTGTTTTACTGTATTGAGCACTTCCGTCATTCGCTTCTCAAGCGGTATATCCCCACTTTTAACTTTTGTTTCCAGTGGTTCAGTCCATTTATGTCGCTCAGTCATTCGCTTTAGTGCATCCAGCATATCATATATGGAAATATCCCCTTTTTGCTCCGGACGGGTTATTTCTGCATGCAAAAAGGCAGTAGGTGGTCTCATAAACGTTTGCCTGGATTCTGCTTCTTTTTCTTTCAGTTGTTGTGCAGCTTCTTTATATTTGCGATACTCAACTAGACGCTGCATCAATTCCTCGCGAGGGTCTTCCATATATTCTTCATCAGGGTCTTCTATTTCCTGTTTCGGAAGGAGCATTTGACTTTTGATTTCCAGTAATGTTGCAGCCATAACGAGATATTCACTCGCTATATTCAGCTCAAGCTGTTGCATGGTATGTATATAATGCATATACTGTTCTGTTATTTGTGCAACAGGAATATCATAAATATCTATTTCGTACTGATTGACCAAATGCAGCAAAAGATCTAAAGGCCCTTCGAATGTGTCCAACTTAACACGATATGATTGATCCACAACCCGCCTCCTTTCATAAACAATTGAAATATGAGTGATTTAGCGTAATCGCCTATACAACATAGCAGATAATTTCATAGGTTATTAATGTAAGATAAATGTTGGCCAAAAAAACATTTATCCGTTAAGCAAAAAAGGAGGAATATCACTATGGGTTACAATTATGGCGGAGGATTTTCGCTGATCGTTGTATTGTTCATTCTCCTGATTATCGTCGGCGCTGCTTGGATGTAACTAACGGTACAAATTCATCTGCACGCATCACAGACGAAAGCCAGCTTTTCTAAAGAGCTGGCTTTCGTTTAGTCATTTTTATCATTTTGCTGCTCGGTGTCACTACACTTATTATAAAATTGCTGTGTCAAATCGTCGGCACAGACTGCATATTTATCCCCATACATATCATGTACTTCGTTCACCATCTTTTTGCCGACTCCCGAATTGCGATGGGAAGGATTGACCGATATATGCTGGATGACAGCGTTAATATCATCCTCAATCCTGATACCAATTGCTCCTATTACATCCTCTTCCTTCCAGAGAAAAAGGTGCCAGTTATCATTGGTCTCGTATTCTTTGATTGTCTGCTGCAGTTTTTTAACATCCTTTTCTTCAGGCATAAAAGACAGCAAACCCATTGCAATTTTTTCGTTATTCTTCTTGTAACGTATTAACATACATATCCCTCATTATGAAATGACTTGCCAGCCACTAAGAGCAAAATAATTTAACTGTTATCAAACATCGTAAGCAATTAGAATCCTAAGTGGAGCGGCTCTTTTCCTAAAAAAACAAATCTAAACGAATACGATTTTAAGCATGAAATAAATATTAATTAACTGGAATTTTTTGCGTTCACTTGTATTCGATTTACGCTTTAACAAGCATTACCAGTCTTCCATTAAGCAAACGGTGCTTTTATTTAAAGGCGATTGCTTTATAAATCGTATATCCATCCGATTGTTTTCCTCTAAAATGAAATGGAATGAAATTAATAAAAGCAATCCATAAATGCAATAGTATCAGAAGCATCATATAATCGCCCGGATAAAACAAGTAGAATACAAAACATAAGGCGGCTGCCAGAGCACTAAGCAACGGGCCGGCGAGCGCTATCAAAATCACTTCTTTCCGGTGATATGGTACTGTTGTTTCACTATAAGTCATGCCGCCTAAAAAGAAAAGCGTATGAATGTAAATGGACATATTATTCCATTCGCTATGGTGAATAACTTTACCTGAACCAATTGAAAGAACAATTTTG from Lentibacillus cibarius carries:
- a CDS encoding segregation/condensation protein A, translated to MDQSYRVKLDTFEGPLDLLLHLVNQYEIDIYDIPVAQITEQYMHYIHTMQQLELNIASEYLVMAATLLEIKSQMLLPKQEIEDPDEEYMEDPREELMQRLVEYRKYKEAAQQLKEKEAESRQTFMRPPTAFLHAEITRPEQKGDISIYDMLDALKRMTERHKWTEPLETKVKSGDIPLEKRMTEVLNTVKQSRNGIAFEQLFAYPSRSHIVVTFIAILELMKNNEVTCRQEKHFGELYVFNNLGE
- a CDS encoding YjcZ family sporulation protein, with the translated sequence MGYNYGGGFSLIVVLFILLIIVGAAWM
- a CDS encoding GNAT family N-acetyltransferase, whose translation is MLIRYKKNNEKIAMGLLSFMPEEKDVKKLQQTIKEYETNDNWHLFLWKEEDVIGAIGIRIEDDINAVIQHISVNPSHRNSGVGKKMVNEVHDMYGDKYAVCADDLTQQFYNKCSDTEQQNDKND
- a CDS encoding site-2 protease family protein, with protein sequence MVIVLLLYLVFIAGPIGTITHELGHAFGAKWVGANKIVLSIGSGKVIHHSEWNNMSIYIHTLFFLGGMTYSETTVPYHRKEVILIALAGPLLSALAAALCFVFYLFYPGDYMMLLILLHLWIAFINFIPFHFRGKQSDGYTIYKAIAFK